A window of the Chitinispirillales bacterium genome harbors these coding sequences:
- a CDS encoding InlB B-repeat-containing protein, giving the protein MIKEQKIRLLVALLLLVMGGGEQVFGQGSACIPGGQNQLLLPVGNDHRNPRLDPFLMQHSLYADEYMASSETDLTMPNAGYAGTAGKVEYANLKFPPVSSMVTENCGVKDTAKVFIRQLGPGANIWGTRPPLPFFVEGSDAYANGKPKFPDIRDESGFWDDIIASNKIKYNFENNLGKAYVVNGTETWEPGIYYYYNLTLGVNSVLNIKVSDEPTVIYIKEDLRGPSNSVTYVNVIPEKGGQACEAKGKVIFIVQGCVMFTQTQTIAQGTYIALGGINLNQQANIKGQVLGNRFRTNQAFDATKNITFVPALNDVFVSPAIFKEDKNWNNYPNSDKPTYNGYDYKRDKNKDYIDSIRIELKNPAQKDMMVNYKIKAIAGNDIIGELGINITPSTIDDAFARRNEGKRAWVQLRSNAVLIKKGEKAASIPILIVDDGKEQSFDKGTFEITVSGEIDVTDPCGGAGCQTIKKPFSDTYKITIVSDDPEDEDNPDPEVFTITFDSQGGTAAQSIYGEEGAVTLLPNTKKDGYVFLGWFSESVGGNNYGSNGTTYTITGNVTMYARWDEIIIPQPGTPTLTQVRLIEWYDYQSNPQVAGTLSADDDNATFEYLGAFEAESGVSHDDWFKLTDFRKISTTAQYHADYENKNQQRFRITVKASLGEKSETRDLDLYISPWNDNAFEPKDYSASVKSPELHIITLETPADADLPSNQNEYKILGLTKNASDAISQAQRLKPTDTRPVRVESIRTLSGAEVSLYGKEIAYKPTNLYDDVKTGAIDRFWVTLLDTARYIDHAGVTYETDIWLKSVEVNITLTVPVNIQKSLKIYPNPLTLPKGGKGQVEEQLKFDMATYYKISPATKGSIIVLDLKGAILPDEQPFVKRNVVKIFDKVGNLISEMDMKFDYDSGKNVAGICIWDGKNSNGRTVGVGSYKVIVDVEADFGNGKQKYSDHSTIGVKY; this is encoded by the coding sequence ATGATAAAAGAACAAAAAATTAGATTGTTGGTCGCTTTGCTTCTCTTAGTGATGGGGGGGGGCGAACAAGTATTCGGACAGGGCTCAGCTTGTATCCCCGGAGGTCAGAACCAATTGTTGCTGCCTGTAGGAAACGACCATAGAAATCCTCGATTAGACCCGTTCTTAATGCAGCACTCACTTTACGCCGATGAATATATGGCATCTTCGGAGACTGATTTAACAATGCCGAATGCCGGTTATGCAGGAACTGCCGGAAAAGTTGAATATGCAAATTTGAAGTTTCCTCCCGTATCAAGTATGGTAACGGAGAATTGCGGAGTGAAAGATACCGCAAAAGTTTTTATTCGACAGTTAGGCCCCGGAGCTAATATTTGGGGAACTCGTCCGCCTCTTCCGTTTTTTGTCGAAGGTTCTGACGCATACGCCAACGGCAAACCCAAATTTCCGGATATAAGAGACGAGTCGGGGTTTTGGGATGATATTATCGCTAGTAATAAAATCAAATACAACTTTGAGAACAATCTCGGTAAAGCTTATGTAGTAAACGGGACGGAAACATGGGAACCCGGTATTTATTATTACTATAATCTTACACTGGGTGTAAATTCTGTGCTGAACATAAAGGTTAGCGACGAGCCGACCGTTATTTATATTAAGGAAGATTTAAGAGGACCTTCCAATTCCGTTACATACGTTAATGTAATACCGGAAAAAGGCGGTCAGGCATGCGAAGCCAAAGGGAAAGTTATATTTATCGTACAGGGATGCGTCATGTTTACTCAGACTCAAACAATAGCGCAAGGGACGTATATCGCTTTGGGAGGAATAAATCTTAACCAGCAGGCGAATATTAAAGGACAGGTGCTGGGTAATAGGTTTAGAACAAATCAAGCCTTTGACGCAACGAAAAACATAACATTCGTTCCCGCCTTAAACGACGTATTTGTCAGTCCGGCGATATTTAAGGAAGACAAAAACTGGAATAACTACCCGAACTCAGACAAACCTACCTACAACGGTTATGACTACAAACGAGATAAAAACAAAGATTACATCGACAGCATTCGTATAGAATTAAAAAATCCCGCCCAAAAAGATATGATGGTAAATTATAAAATAAAAGCAATCGCGGGTAACGACATAATAGGCGAATTAGGCATAAATATTACGCCGTCCACAATTGATGATGCATTCGCAAGACGTAACGAGGGTAAAAGAGCCTGGGTTCAACTACGTTCTAATGCGGTATTAATCAAAAAGGGCGAAAAGGCGGCATCCATTCCCATCTTGATTGTTGACGACGGCAAAGAGCAAAGTTTCGACAAAGGCACTTTTGAAATAACCGTTTCCGGCGAAATAGACGTAACAGACCCCTGCGGTGGGGCGGGTTGCCAGACAATCAAGAAACCGTTCAGCGATACATATAAGATAACTATAGTTTCGGATGACCCCGAAGACGAAGATAACCCCGACCCCGAAGTATTCACCATAACCTTCGATTCTCAGGGCGGAACAGCCGCACAAAGTATTTATGGCGAAGAAGGCGCAGTAACACTCCTTCCTAATACCAAAAAAGACGGCTATGTATTTTTGGGCTGGTTTAGTGAGTCCGTCGGCGGAAATAATTACGGCAGCAACGGAACTACCTACACAATTACGGGTAATGTGACAATGTATGCTCGCTGGGACGAAATAATAATCCCGCAACCCGGAACCCCGACGCTTACTCAGGTCAGGCTTATTGAATGGTACGACTACCAGTCTAACCCCCAAGTTGCAGGAACCCTTTCGGCAGACGACGACAATGCGACATTCGAATATCTCGGCGCGTTTGAAGCGGAATCCGGAGTTTCGCATGACGACTGGTTCAAACTGACGGATTTTCGTAAAATATCTACAACCGCACAATACCACGCAGATTACGAAAACAAAAACCAACAAAGATTCCGTATAACTGTCAAAGCCAGCCTCGGCGAGAAATCCGAAACTCGAGACTTAGATTTATATATAAGTCCTTGGAACGATAACGCCTTTGAGCCTAAAGACTATTCGGCGTCCGTTAAAAGCCCCGAACTGCATATAATTACTCTGGAAACTCCCGCCGACGCCGATTTGCCGTCCAACCAAAACGAGTACAAAATTTTGGGACTTACAAAAAACGCAAGCGACGCGATTTCACAGGCGCAACGCTTAAAGCCAACCGATACAAGACCTGTCCGTGTCGAGTCGATAAGAACCCTTTCGGGCGCTGAGGTTTCGCTTTATGGTAAAGAAATCGCTTACAAGCCGACTAACCTTTATGACGACGTAAAAACCGGAGCGATCGACCGCTTTTGGGTTACGCTTCTTGACACTGCCCGTTATATCGACCACGCAGGTGTGACTTACGAAACCGACATCTGGCTTAAATCGGTCGAGGTGAATATAACGCTTACCGTTCCCGTCAATATACAAAAGTCATTGAAGATTTATCCCAATCCCTTAACTTTGCCCAAAGGCGGCAAAGGGCAAGTCGAAGAACAACTTAAATTCGACATGGCGACTTATTATAAAATATCGCCCGCAACTAAAGGAAGCATAATAGTTCTGGACTTGAAAGGCGCGATTTTGCCCGACGAACAGCCGTTCGTGAAGAGAAATGTCGTAAAGATTTTTGACAAAGTAGGCAACCTCATAAGTGAAATGGATATGAAATTTGACTACGATAGCGGCAAAAATGTAGCGGGGATATGTATATGGGACGGTAAAAACAGCAACGGCAGAACGGTCGGCGTGGGTTCTTACAAGGTAATTGTTGATGTGGAAGCTGACTTCGGCAACGGCAAACAAAAATATAGCGACCACTCGACGATAGGAGTAAAGTATTAA
- a CDS encoding Glu/Leu/Phe/Val dehydrogenase codes for MSEKYNPFGNLLSVLDNAAKTAGYSEEEYAFLRYPERELRVNFPVRMDNGKIKMFEGFRIQHSTVRGPAKGGIRYHHEVDVNEVRALSAGMALKCAVANVPYGGGKGGIVINPREYSSSELERITRKFTQMIAPIIGERTDIPAPDVNTTAQMMNWIVDEYSKISGHAVYGIVTGKSLEMGGSLGRTEATGRGVSICALEMLKKMGKDVTKMRVAVQGFGNVGSYSAKFMYEAGAKVVAVSRSNVAIYCADGLDIPDLLKTCADGKLENYKKAGVQIIDNAKLLTCDCDVLIPSALDNQITKDNAPNVKAILIAEGANGPTSKEADEILEKKGVKVIPDILANAGGVVVSYLEWVQNLQSFYWSEEEVNNKMRVLMVNAFNDVYNESVKRNVSLRLAAYITAVDRIVKVSKLRGK; via the coding sequence ATGAGTGAGAAGTACAATCCGTTTGGCAATTTATTGTCGGTGTTGGACAATGCGGCAAAAACGGCCGGCTATTCGGAAGAAGAGTATGCTTTCCTTCGTTATCCGGAAAGAGAATTGAGGGTAAATTTTCCTGTTCGTATGGATAACGGAAAAATCAAAATGTTTGAAGGTTTCAGAATCCAGCATTCGACCGTAAGAGGTCCCGCAAAGGGCGGAATCCGTTATCATCATGAAGTAGATGTAAACGAAGTAAGAGCGCTTTCGGCGGGAATGGCGCTTAAATGCGCTGTCGCAAACGTTCCTTACGGCGGCGGAAAAGGCGGAATAGTAATCAATCCGCGCGAGTACAGCTCAAGCGAGTTGGAAAGAATAACAAGAAAATTTACGCAAATGATTGCCCCCATAATAGGGGAGAGAACGGATATTCCCGCTCCAGATGTCAATACAACTGCGCAAATGATGAACTGGATAGTCGATGAGTATTCAAAAATATCCGGACATGCCGTTTATGGAATCGTAACCGGTAAAAGTTTGGAAATGGGCGGCTCGTTGGGAAGAACGGAAGCGACGGGCAGGGGAGTGTCGATATGTGCGCTTGAAATGCTCAAGAAAATGGGCAAGGACGTTACAAAGATGCGCGTTGCCGTACAGGGTTTCGGTAATGTAGGCTCTTATTCCGCTAAATTCATGTATGAAGCCGGAGCAAAAGTTGTCGCGGTAAGCAGAAGCAATGTTGCCATATATTGCGCCGACGGCTTGGACATTCCCGACCTTTTGAAAACTTGTGCCGACGGAAAATTGGAAAACTACAAGAAGGCGGGCGTTCAGATAATCGACAATGCAAAACTTTTGACTTGCGATTGCGACGTGTTGATACCTTCCGCGCTTGACAATCAAATAACAAAAGATAATGCGCCTAACGTTAAGGCGATACTTATCGCAGAAGGCGCAAACGGACCTACCAGCAAAGAAGCAGACGAAATTCTGGAAAAGAAAGGCGTAAAAGTCATTCCCGATATCCTTGCCAATGCCGGCGGCGTGGTTGTTTCTTATCTTGAATGGGTGCAGAATCTTCAAAGTTTCTACTGGTCTGAAGAAGAAGTAAACAACAAGATGCGCGTACTTATGGTAAATGCGTTTAACGACGTATATAACGAAAGCGTAAAGCGCAATGTGTCGCTTAGATTAGCCGCATACATTACTGCAGTTGACAGAATTGTAAAGGTTAGCAAGTTAAGAGGAAAGTAA
- a CDS encoding iron-containing alcohol dehydrogenase family protein: MEIQVPELLRIKPKALFKLGKYLSQSGYSRIAFFWGTNIKKMYWDAIDISLSTADIRVIFEIEVSSNDMDTAFKTVKELPQNVDAIVAIGGGTAVDYGKYVAFNRQLPLFCVPTLISNDAFASPTSSLVVDGKRKSVKTHVPQAIIIDTEVISATPKQFLYSGIGDLFCKTTAVFDYKFAYKKRGEPVNDFAATIAKNAVDTFSFFNDKRFDNYEYIGILASSLLMTGIAMIIAGSSRPSSGSEHLISHAYDRVAQNPTLHGIQVGVASYAVSYLQEATYERLKKDIIGSGFYDFVKENPLNKDDFIKAVMLAPDIKEDYYTILSEKGNIRRLEEFVNTDEMMCNMLK; encoded by the coding sequence ATGGAGATTCAAGTACCGGAACTTTTAAGAATTAAACCCAAAGCGCTGTTTAAACTGGGAAAATATCTTTCGCAAAGCGGATATTCAAGAATCGCGTTCTTCTGGGGAACCAATATAAAAAAGATGTATTGGGATGCGATAGACATATCGCTTTCAACTGCGGACATTCGTGTTATTTTTGAGATAGAAGTTTCGTCTAATGATATGGATACCGCATTCAAAACGGTTAAGGAATTGCCGCAAAATGTAGATGCTATTGTCGCAATAGGCGGCGGAACGGCTGTAGATTACGGAAAATACGTCGCGTTTAACAGGCAACTTCCTCTTTTTTGTGTGCCGACTTTAATTTCAAACGATGCTTTTGCTTCGCCGACAAGTTCGCTTGTCGTTGACGGAAAGCGCAAAAGTGTAAAAACACATGTTCCGCAGGCGATAATAATCGACACGGAAGTTATAAGCGCCACTCCAAAACAGTTTTTGTACAGCGGAATAGGGGATTTGTTTTGTAAAACTACGGCCGTTTTTGATTACAAATTCGCCTACAAGAAGAGGGGAGAGCCGGTTAATGATTTTGCCGCCACCATAGCAAAAAACGCTGTAGATACCTTCAGTTTCTTCAATGACAAAAGATTTGACAACTACGAATACATAGGAATACTCGCTTCTTCGCTGTTGATGACGGGAATTGCCATGATAATTGCCGGAAGTTCGCGTCCGTCGAGCGGTTCGGAACATTTAATATCACATGCTTACGACAGAGTTGCGCAAAATCCTACGCTTCACGGCATACAGGTAGGAGTTGCAAGTTACGCCGTAAGTTATTTGCAGGAAGCGACATACGAGCGATTGAAAAAAGATATAATCGGCAGTGGTTTTTATGATTTTGTTAAGGAAAATCCGCTCAATAAAGATGATTTTATAAAGGCGGTAATGCTTGCCCCCGATATAAAAGAGGATTATTACACGATATTAAGTGAAAAGGGGAACATTCGTCGTCTTGAGGAATTTGTAAATACCGACGAAATGATGTGTAATATGTTGAAATGA
- a CDS encoding YitT family protein, translating into MDFKKTKFYPIKRIVFISLASFLMALNINSFIYAGDLIPGGFMGVALLLRQIGGLFFNTDIPFSPMFYGFCLIPAIISYFHIGKKFTIYSCISIFLVGIFTDSIPPIFANYLRVQNPLLSVVFGGLLNAFAISLCLHAGATSGGTDFIAILISEKCKQDGWRYIFFFNCIVLFAAACIFDIDKVLYSVIFQYITTIGIKYFYLGYQQKTLLIITDSPVAVYEAIKNSCDRAATSFDGIGQFQKKERTLIYSVVSADEVNSVILEIKKCDADAFVNVIRSEYIKGNFRYRERD; encoded by the coding sequence ATGGATTTTAAGAAAACTAAATTTTATCCGATTAAAAGAATCGTTTTTATTTCATTGGCGTCGTTTCTTATGGCGTTGAATATAAATTCGTTTATTTATGCCGGCGATTTAATTCCCGGAGGATTTATGGGAGTCGCTTTGCTTTTACGACAAATCGGAGGATTATTTTTTAATACGGATATTCCATTTAGTCCGATGTTTTACGGATTTTGCTTGATACCGGCGATAATAAGTTATTTCCATATAGGTAAAAAATTCACGATTTACTCCTGTATTTCCATTTTTCTCGTAGGGATTTTTACGGATAGCATTCCACCGATTTTTGCTAATTATCTGAGAGTACAGAACCCGCTTTTGTCAGTGGTTTTCGGAGGACTTCTCAACGCTTTTGCAATTAGTTTGTGCCTGCACGCCGGCGCGACAAGCGGAGGAACAGATTTTATCGCGATTCTTATTTCCGAAAAATGTAAACAGGACGGTTGGCGATATATTTTCTTTTTCAACTGTATAGTTTTATTTGCCGCGGCATGTATTTTTGATATAGATAAAGTACTTTATTCCGTTATTTTCCAGTATATTACGACAATAGGAATAAAGTACTTTTATTTAGGATATCAACAAAAAACATTATTAATAATAACGGACTCCCCTGTCGCCGTCTATGAAGCGATTAAAAACTCTTGTGACCGTGCGGCGACTTCGTTTGACGGAATCGGACAGTTTCAAAAAAAAGAAAGAACCCTCATTTATTCGGTTGTTTCGGCGGACGAAGTAAATTCCGTTATTCTTGAAATAAAAAAATGTGACGCCGATGCGTTTGTGAACGTCATCCGTTCCGAATACATAAAAGGAAATTTTCGCTATAGAGAACGCGATTAA
- a CDS encoding RNA-binding protein, whose translation MDIYVGNLAWAVDSDALRGTFEQHGEVASARVIMDKFTGKSKGFGFVEMPNEEEGNAAIEKLNGYELSGRPLRVNRSEPKQRDTRVNGGGGNGRSYDRR comes from the coding sequence ATGGATATCTATGTCGGAAATCTCGCTTGGGCCGTCGATAGCGACGCGTTGCGAGGAACATTTGAGCAGCACGGTGAAGTTGCATCAGCAAGAGTAATTATGGACAAATTCACCGGAAAATCAAAAGGATTCGGATTTGTTGAAATGCCGAATGAAGAAGAAGGAAATGCTGCGATTGAAAAATTGAACGGATATGAACTTAGCGGAAGACCGCTTCGTGTTAATCGTTCGGAACCCAAGCAACGCGATACTCGCGTAAACGGCGGTGGCGGCAATGGACGCTCTTACGACAGAAGATAA
- a CDS encoding FKBP-type peptidyl-prolyl cis-trans isomerase, with protein MRKVILPILSAVVVLSVFVGCNKNGVFSTKKEINLVTQQDSFSYVIGRDIARSAQMFQKELKKEVLVAAILEGFDTMSVSRIDDNTARQIQQNVFERLRDETEAKAKADAEKNDAINAEFFEKNKQREGVVTTESGLQYEVLVEGDITKAKPTDESRVEVRYVGTFIDGKEFDKSNDSSTVKFPVNGVIKGWTEGLKLMNVGSKHKLYIPSDLAYGNRGIPGAIPPASALIFEVELISVE; from the coding sequence ATGAGAAAGGTTATTTTGCCGATACTTTCGGCGGTAGTTGTCTTAAGTGTGTTTGTCGGATGCAATAAAAACGGCGTTTTTTCGACAAAAAAAGAAATCAATTTAGTAACGCAACAAGACAGCTTCAGTTATGTAATTGGACGTGACATCGCTCGTTCTGCGCAGATGTTTCAAAAAGAATTAAAAAAAGAAGTTTTGGTTGCGGCGATTTTGGAAGGTTTTGATACCATGAGTGTTTCGAGAATTGACGATAATACGGCTCGTCAAATTCAACAAAACGTGTTTGAGCGTCTTCGTGACGAAACGGAAGCAAAAGCAAAAGCGGATGCGGAAAAAAACGATGCGATTAATGCAGAATTTTTTGAAAAAAATAAACAAAGAGAAGGAGTCGTTACAACGGAGAGCGGTCTCCAGTATGAAGTTTTAGTTGAAGGAGATATCACAAAGGCAAAACCGACCGACGAAAGTAGGGTAGAGGTTCGTTATGTCGGAACATTCATAGATGGTAAAGAATTTGACAAATCAAACGATTCATCAACGGTTAAATTTCCTGTTAATGGAGTAATTAAAGGTTGGACGGAAGGTCTTAAACTTATGAATGTCGGTTCAAAACATAAACTTTATATCCCGTCTGATTTGGCGTACGGCAATAGAGGAATTCCCGGCGCAATCCCGCCTGCGAGCGCTTTGATTTTTGAAGTAGAACTTATTAGCGTTGAATAA
- a CDS encoding acyl-CoA dehydratase activase-related protein translates to MNKQNSKFVGFENLRNLTYDVSDGDRCPYCANACSRSVLRFSNSEIFVTGNRCEKGENVDGKKAPQNSLQKKVPDMMQEREAMIFKNYNKEFPAKTQKGSIGIPVVLDFYDSLPFWGTLFAALGYKVELSERSSAKIFEKGLSTIPSDTICLPAKMVHGHIKLLIEKGVNMVFFPSIHKNIKTNPTADSSWNCAVLMGYPEVIKIQEKLNLFEIKYLSPAFRWTAPKLKKTQIISFLINTLGESNSSAQKALKFAEIAAKKHKNKLFERGKEILDEIKKSHGFGVLLSGRPYHGDSFINHGVSNLFTANGIPVLINECIDLDKIDVSTARIDTYNTFHTRMVAAAMAVADNERLELVQLVSFGCGHDAVLTDEIDRILRAKSQKAMLSLKLDEGENKGPLSIRITSFIETIKIRKKERFVSTHKNFLPPYKKIYGKEDRNRIILIPNLSSSFSILMEQALKAQNYETRILPVADKKAIELGKKYVHNDICFPAQVNIGEHLRYLYKYKNKKDSFSVMIAKNCQDCRAGHYAALTRKALDANGFEDVPILTTDFGDKRNIHPGFKISELKFSLFSIKGMALIDAIDDMTRKCRPYERDAGTCAILNEKWCRILSKTLREKGWRASLKQLEFAIKEFNENATDRSIRKPRVGIIGEILVNYHETGNYKIVEYLEEHGMEIILPAIAEFWRQNAVNFRTMSNRGHSRSAIFRRFMGFAYEKAFDIAINPVEKRMKKFKYYEPHSNIFDMAQYAKEIFDIAFFAGEGWLIPGEIISWIKKGVNAHLIIQPFGCLPNHITGRGVVKAIKEKYPGTTILSLDFDPDTSLANIHNRMQMIILNAK, encoded by the coding sequence ATGAACAAGCAAAACTCAAAATTTGTAGGATTTGAAAACCTCAGAAACTTAACTTATGACGTTTCGGACGGCGACAGATGTCCGTATTGCGCAAACGCATGTTCGAGATCGGTTCTTCGTTTTTCAAACAGTGAAATTTTTGTAACTGGTAACCGTTGTGAAAAAGGGGAAAATGTTGACGGCAAAAAAGCGCCGCAAAATTCTTTACAAAAAAAAGTTCCGGATATGATGCAGGAACGCGAGGCGATGATTTTCAAAAACTACAATAAAGAATTTCCCGCAAAAACCCAAAAAGGCAGTATCGGGATACCGGTAGTTTTGGATTTTTACGATTCGCTTCCGTTTTGGGGGACGCTCTTTGCCGCGCTGGGTTACAAGGTGGAATTATCAGAACGAAGCAGTGCAAAAATATTTGAGAAAGGACTTTCAACCATTCCGTCGGACACAATTTGTCTGCCTGCAAAAATGGTTCACGGACACATAAAATTACTCATTGAAAAAGGCGTCAATATGGTGTTTTTCCCATCAATTCACAAAAATATTAAAACAAACCCGACAGCAGACAGTTCGTGGAATTGTGCCGTACTAATGGGTTATCCGGAAGTGATTAAGATACAGGAAAAATTAAACTTATTCGAAATAAAATACCTATCCCCAGCCTTTAGATGGACTGCGCCGAAATTAAAAAAAACGCAAATTATTTCTTTTTTGATAAATACACTTGGCGAAAGCAATTCTTCTGCGCAGAAAGCGTTGAAATTTGCCGAAATCGCTGCAAAAAAACACAAAAACAAGTTGTTTGAACGCGGCAAAGAAATTTTGGACGAAATTAAAAAATCACACGGATTTGGAGTTTTACTTTCCGGAAGACCATATCACGGCGATTCGTTCATAAATCACGGCGTCTCGAATTTATTTACCGCGAATGGCATTCCGGTTCTGATTAATGAGTGTATAGATTTGGATAAAATAGACGTATCCACGGCGAGAATCGATACTTACAACACATTTCACACCAGAATGGTTGCGGCGGCTATGGCTGTTGCGGACAACGAGCGATTAGAATTAGTGCAGCTGGTAAGTTTCGGCTGTGGGCACGATGCGGTTTTGACCGATGAAATTGATAGAATTTTACGGGCAAAGTCACAAAAAGCGATGCTCTCACTCAAATTAGACGAAGGCGAAAACAAAGGACCGTTGTCTATACGAATCACATCGTTTATCGAAACTATAAAAATTCGTAAAAAAGAGCGATTTGTGAGCACACATAAAAATTTCTTGCCGCCTTATAAAAAAATTTACGGAAAAGAAGACAGAAACCGGATAATTTTAATCCCGAACTTATCGTCCTCATTTTCTATTTTGATGGAACAGGCGCTAAAAGCGCAGAATTACGAAACGCGAATTTTACCGGTAGCGGATAAAAAAGCGATTGAATTGGGTAAAAAATACGTTCATAACGACATTTGTTTTCCGGCGCAGGTGAATATTGGCGAACATTTGCGATACTTATATAAATACAAAAACAAAAAGGACTCTTTTTCGGTTATGATTGCGAAAAATTGTCAGGATTGCCGTGCAGGGCATTATGCGGCTTTAACGCGGAAAGCGCTTGACGCGAACGGCTTTGAAGACGTTCCGATTTTGACGACAGATTTCGGTGACAAACGAAATATTCATCCGGGATTTAAAATCAGTGAATTGAAATTCAGTTTATTTTCTATAAAAGGAATGGCGCTTATTGATGCGATAGACGATATGACGCGGAAATGCCGCCCTTACGAAAGAGATGCGGGGACTTGCGCGATTCTCAATGAAAAATGGTGCAGAATTTTGAGCAAAACACTAAGAGAAAAAGGATGGCGCGCATCCCTCAAACAACTTGAATTTGCCATAAAAGAGTTCAATGAAAACGCGACCGACCGCTCAATCCGTAAACCACGTGTGGGAATCATAGGCGAAATTTTGGTAAATTATCATGAAACTGGAAATTACAAAATTGTCGAATATTTGGAAGAACACGGAATGGAGATAATTTTACCTGCTATTGCCGAATTTTGGCGGCAAAACGCCGTAAATTTCAGGACTATGAGCAACAGAGGACATTCGCGTTCGGCAATTTTCAGAAGATTTATGGGTTTTGCATACGAAAAAGCGTTCGATATTGCGATAAATCCGGTAGAAAAGCGAATGAAAAAATTCAAATATTATGAACCGCACTCCAATATTTTCGATATGGCGCAATACGCAAAAGAAATTTTTGACATCGCTTTTTTCGCGGGCGAGGGCTGGCTTATTCCAGGCGAGATTATTTCGTGGATAAAAAAAGGGGTAAATGCACACTTGATAATCCAGCCGTTCGGATGCCTGCCAAATCACATTACCGGACGCGGCGTTGTCAAGGCAATCAAAGAAAAATATCCGGGGACGACAATTTTGTCATTAGATTTCGACCCTGACACGTCTTTGGCAAATATTCACAATCGAATGCAGATGATAATTTTGAATGCCAAATAA